The genome window ATCCTCATTTCAAACACgttcactttcattttcatcacttggtacatgttcacattatttattgactgtatcgaagaatatcaaatatatttagaatttaactgaagatataacataatacaatatacaataaaatacaatgacttaaatcttattgtATAGACTAGGTCATCAAATCAGTCTGTCAACTACGTTAAATGCTGGGATTTTTAACGTgcagcaggtgtcagtattcagtgacaCAGTATGGACACAGtatcaatacagttttgctTTGGGTCGAAACGATACATGACTCCTCATTTACCCATCACTAACTAACACCGAGCCGTGTGGCGACGTGATGTATATTATACAGCTTGATCTCTACTCAAAATAATAGTTATAAACCAACTCAGAAAAAATTACTTACCAAGTGCACCGAGTTAAGAAGTCAAGAGTTACTGATTCCATTTTAACACCTCTAGATTTGATATGgaaatactttgttttaacaCTGGATTTTAACTACTAATAATATACACCCCAGAGTTACATAAACAGAATGTGACTCTATTAGAGTAAAATTAAGTCTACTAccaccaaaacatttaacacttttgAATTTGCTCTGTACATGACATTATCCATTCACATCCGCTTATAATACACTTAAAACAAACCAGCTCTATTTAAACTCCATGGAAAACCATGTAAGCATTTTCCTTTAACAGgagacaacataaaaataactgcaaaataaatcacttgcaggtaatatttacaacaaattcTTTTAAATCTGTGATTAAGACATTAAGAGTTTTTGCCATGAAGGACTTTTTTGTAGTGCAGCAGAACTTTCTGGTATAGTGagttaaaaacagtaaaaagaaaaaagtggagGCTTTTGATCAGTTTCAATATTTTCTACTTACTTATATGTCTGTGGTTGTGCTCTTTATATTATTCAGACAAGTTACTGAACGGTAACAAAGTGCTCACTGTTCTCCTTAATGTGTTCTATGTGCTTCAGTTATGccaccaaaacaaccaatgaaacaaaatatcaaaGCACTTTCCCTGAAAACAACTTAGAACATCTTGAACATTTTATGCTCAATATCTAAATGAACCACAGTAATTAATTTTGCTATAATGCATTTGAGCAttgtaaaacatctgaaaagttaACATTATATCCCTGAAGAAACAATCAAGTTATTAgtgagaaacatttatttactggTAGAGTAATTCATTTAGGTAATCTGATAGCAGGAAGGAATTGAAAGCAGACAGTATGTTACACAGTGCATTAAACATATTGAGAAAAATCCGTTTGAATTTCATCCATATTAAATTAAGCATTACACATCAAGAGTTTCCTATTAGACTGTATCAATTTAtcagaaaaagtttcaaatctaaccctttcagctttttttcctcaacacTTAGGGTCTAAAAAAGAAGACTGTGTTGTAATTTGCTAATGATGAATATTGCTCAATCAGTAAATAAAAGTCTGCTGTTAAAACTAACACATGCCCAAAGAACCTGGAAACTTGGGGGAGAgttggaaaatacaaaaaaaatccagttctCTAAACTTTCTATTATGGAtgcttagaaaaaaattaagctaaaaaCCAACTGGAAATTTAACGATGGGTGATATTAATAATTGGTGAAGTAAacacagtaaaacataaaaacaagaacatggAAATTACAATATGGTAACACTTAGTATCTTGTGAGTATTTTTTCTGATAGGAATGATAAATTAATTTGTAGAGCTATTTAGTTTATCAATGGCTCTTAAACACACCAGCCTAGTTCTCTTGTGACTCCACTAACAAGTACTAATCAGCCTGACACAATCATAAAAGGATTAAACTGAACAGAATGCATTgcttttttccttgtttttaaaaacccagtttgaaatacataaatcaaatcaaacaaaatactgttttttaaGCCGCTATTACTTTATGAGctcacaaaccttttttttccccaaaaaagaaatgacCTTTTCACGAGAAAACAAGAATTTTTGTGACCAGCATTAAATGGTGTTTACTGAAGATAAATTTGTTAGGAAAGGAATCAAGTTTTCATATTGCCAGGAAGTTATTCAATCAAttcatctgttcattttttcaaagcaatataaagaccaaaaacatccctgattattatttctataacttgggattaaaaaaaagtgaatcagCAAACTAACAGACACCTGACCGTATGATCATAAAGGTTTTACTGCTCTGGTTGCATCCCATCCTAGTGTGTTGTAGCTGTGATCACATGTTCAGTAACCCAACCTTATTGTTACACCCACCCTACTGGCTGTTTTGGCTCCATGACTAGCACTTTGTAAATTCAGTCTGCTTACTTAAATCTGAGGTAAACCAGAAGCATGATGGCATTGGGTCAACCATTCTGTTTAGAAGCTTCTCAAACAATCACAAGGCGTAAACATCATATAGAACCTGGACTGAAAGCATGACCTAGCAGGGCTGGAGGTAACAGTTAGTTGTTCCTCCTTGATGTGTTTGAATGAAACTTTCCTTCTGCTCCACTTTGGAATCACTCACCTCCTGGAAGCATCGGCATGTTGACATGTTCCCTGCTCTTTAGCATAACAACACTCACTATAGTTTCCCCAAATGAGATAGCAAATACCAGCTGCTGTACATCAGTTCAGCTAAacatacacatatatacatccgatttctttttatcaaaaaggTGTTTTCTTAGCATGAGGACCTTAGAGGCTACTCAAGCCTATCAGCTAAGGTTTGTCAGTCTGAGTTTCACATCAACACAGGTTGACGATGTTCTCCTGAAATCAGGTCTGGATCCTGGAAACCAGGTAATAGAGAAGAAAGAAGGCCAGAACCAGCCCTCCGGAGACGTAGCAGAGGAGACGTCGATTGTCTTTGCCAGATCGGACCATCGTGGAAAACCGCTTTACACTGCCGCTCAACAGGCCCGTTGCACTCATGAAGTTTGAGTCCTGAAAGACAAAGAGGGAGAAGACAATTACAGATTTAGTTTCTTTCAACACACACCTGCAATAAGACCTAGAGGTCCGCAAGAACCGCTTACATCAGAGGCAAGACAGACTCACCATGTTGTCTAAGTAGTCATTCTGATCGTCCACCTCTCTGTCGATGTCATAAGCCAGCTGTCAGAGAAAGATTCAATTAGTATGACAAAGTTTGGAACTGCTCCTTATATCAAACTGTATGTCCATAAAAGTCACAAAGCTTtcttaattggaaaaaaaattctaaacctctaagtttggagaaaaaatttacttaaaagGATAgcgttatgtattttccaggcacatagtattattttataacatgaTCAAGTAACCATGTTACCCTTCAGATGCTATAAAAAATTTAaggattaaaggatttctcaaacatgcatgaaagaatcaaggcaacattccaaatatgtttttgatgagggtaaacattataacatgatgtaaagctcaaaaaagtcaactttacataatactgcccctttaatacaAATGGAAGAAGGAAGTAGCACC of Xiphophorus couchianus chromosome 4, X_couchianus-1.0, whole genome shotgun sequence contains these proteins:
- the bet1l gene encoding BET1-like protein, with product MADWNRGHGSVDSMLDAENKRLTDNLASKVSRLKSLAYDIDREVDDQNDYLDNMDSNFMSATGLLSGSVKRFSTMVRSGKDNRRLLCYVSGGLVLAFFLLYYLVSRIQT